A single Ignavibacteriales bacterium DNA region contains:
- a CDS encoding NYN domain-containing protein: MLKIKRTASLWKNSKQGSRELLVALLLESPQLRKAKVKIFFDGIENGRISSGSMSLHYSGGKPADYYIRKEIEQIKNPKLASVISSDHEIINLAKACLCTVITSEEFSRSLEKESEDSGEEAKINALSRENDEIYQLLSRKKKTE; encoded by the coding sequence ATGCTGAAAATAAAACGTACTGCATCACTCTGGAAGAACTCAAAGCAGGGAAGCCGGGAACTTCTGGTCGCGCTGCTTCTTGAGTCTCCGCAGCTCCGTAAGGCAAAAGTGAAAATCTTTTTTGACGGCATAGAAAACGGCCGTATATCCTCAGGCAGCATGTCTCTTCATTACTCAGGGGGTAAGCCCGCAGACTACTATATACGGAAGGAGATTGAGCAGATAAAGAATCCGAAGCTCGCATCTGTTATCTCTTCCGATCATGAAATTATTAACCTGGCTAAGGCATGTCTTTGCACCGTCATTACCAGCGAAGAGTTCAGCCGTTCACTTGAAAAAGAATCAGAAGACAGCGGTGAGGAGGCTAAAATAAACGCCCTCTCCCGCGAGAATGATGAGATATATCAGCTTCTTTCCCGAAAGAAAAAAACCGAATAA
- a CDS encoding T9SS type A sorting domain-containing protein — protein sequence MNKILLITLFVAAISFAQEYSVHKEHYQQYGSPHKLPSEFDSRGNDIIPLQFDKSRQTNTVIFGYLPDWEYGPSRQYLRYDILTHIGAFDFTVTATGSMGNPSGWPWTDVINTAHQNGVKVILTAVNFDADDIRTIMTNPTVKQTFFNNVKTRIQQYQLDGVNIDFEGLYSADRGTVLNTFMADLSAFLKSSMPNCEVSFAGPALTSGYNLSGLAASCDYVFIMGYAFWGSWSTTSGACSPLTGGSINITNTVTTQYGWMTNNTPQKLILGIPYYGLKWKTQTDQPHSAVVDYISTTRFKTDVTLAQTYGRLWASDQQVPWYRYQQNNEWYQVWYDDDSSLGLKYALAQSKNYLGVGMWALGYDGDRQELWNELYNRFYATVPVELISFTLQQFGSSVLLNWKTATETNNRLFTIERSAVNQDAGYTVIGTVDGAGTTVSSRHYTVTDNPGTFGNYIYRITQHDFDGTSRVIGTEMIRLVPDNLEYTLNDAYPNPFNPSVKITYSLPENVRVRLSVYNQLGEEVSRLRDEQMEAGEYEEYFTPTGLPAGVYILTMQSPLGAVSKKLVYLK from the coding sequence ATGAATAAAATATTACTCATCACCCTCTTTGTTGCTGCAATAAGTTTTGCGCAGGAATACTCTGTCCATAAAGAACATTATCAGCAGTATGGCAGTCCCCATAAACTTCCGTCTGAGTTTGATTCACGCGGTAATGATATTATTCCTCTCCAGTTTGATAAAAGCCGGCAGACAAATACCGTAATCTTCGGTTATCTGCCTGACTGGGAATACGGCCCAAGCCGCCAGTATCTGCGCTATGACATATTAACCCATATCGGTGCATTTGATTTCACGGTGACGGCGACCGGTTCGATGGGAAATCCTTCAGGCTGGCCCTGGACCGATGTTATTAATACCGCTCATCAGAATGGCGTGAAGGTTATCCTTACCGCAGTAAACTTCGACGCGGATGATATACGTACCATTATGACCAACCCTACCGTTAAACAGACTTTCTTTAACAATGTAAAGACCAGAATTCAGCAGTATCAGCTTGATGGTGTAAATATAGATTTTGAAGGACTCTATTCAGCCGACCGGGGAACCGTGCTGAACACGTTCATGGCAGATCTGTCAGCTTTTCTTAAGTCCTCGATGCCAAACTGTGAAGTATCTTTTGCCGGACCGGCACTCACTTCAGGGTATAATTTGTCTGGTCTTGCTGCTTCATGCGATTATGTGTTTATCATGGGCTACGCATTCTGGGGAAGCTGGAGTACAACCTCAGGTGCATGTTCACCTTTGACCGGCGGATCAATTAATATTACAAATACCGTTACCACACAATATGGCTGGATGACAAATAATACTCCGCAGAAACTGATTCTGGGGATTCCCTATTACGGACTGAAATGGAAGACACAGACCGACCAGCCACATTCAGCAGTAGTGGATTATATATCTACAACCCGTTTTAAAACTGATGTGACCCTGGCGCAGACTTATGGCCGTTTGTGGGCATCAGACCAGCAGGTGCCCTGGTACCGATATCAGCAAAACAATGAATGGTATCAGGTGTGGTATGATGACGATTCAAGTCTCGGGCTGAAATATGCGCTCGCGCAGTCAAAAAATTATCTCGGTGTGGGAATGTGGGCGCTCGGTTATGACGGCGACAGACAGGAACTCTGGAATGAGCTTTACAATCGCTTTTACGCTACCGTGCCGGTTGAGCTTATTTCATTCACCCTGCAGCAGTTTGGTTCTTCGGTACTGCTGAACTGGAAAACCGCTACTGAAACCAATAACCGCTTATTTACCATTGAGCGCTCAGCGGTGAATCAGGATGCCGGTTATACGGTCATAGGAACCGTTGACGGTGCGGGTACAACCGTTTCTTCAAGGCATTATACCGTTACCGATAATCCCGGTACTTTCGGTAATTATATATACCGCATAACCCAGCATGATTTTGACGGCACATCGAGGGTAATCGGCACTGAAATGATCCGTCTTGTACCGGATAATCTGGAATATACTCTGAATGATGCCTATCCGAATCCATTTAATCCTTCGGTAAAAATTACCTACTCATTGCCGGAGAATGTCCGCGTACGGCTTTCGGTATATAATCAGCTTGGTGAAGAGGTATCGCGCCTCCGTGATGAGCAGATGGAAGCCGGGGAGTATGAAGAGTATTTCACTCCAACCGGACTTCCCGCCGGTGTTTATATTCTTACTATGCAGAGTCCGCTTGGTGCAGTTTCCAAAAAACTGGTTTACCTGAAATGA
- a CDS encoding acyl-CoA thioesterase, with the protein MTNAASSVQYFHESRQLVRFEDCDPAGIIFFANYFRYAQGAIAEYFNETGEFTQFYDGAELVYPVISTGADFKKMLRLGDMLQIFISVSQMKESSFEFLFEFFHEGNKTAELKIAHVCISKKTGAKQKLPEFLKKLGSGI; encoded by the coding sequence ATGACCAACGCTGCATCCTCAGTACAGTACTTTCATGAAAGCCGGCAGCTGGTCAGGTTTGAGGACTGTGACCCTGCAGGCATAATCTTTTTTGCCAATTATTTCCGCTATGCGCAGGGGGCAATAGCGGAGTATTTTAATGAGACAGGGGAGTTTACTCAGTTTTATGACGGTGCTGAGCTGGTTTATCCGGTAATTTCCACCGGAGCTGATTTTAAGAAAATGCTACGGCTGGGTGATATGCTGCAGATTTTTATCTCGGTATCACAAATGAAAGAGTCATCGTTTGAATTCCTGTTTGAGTTTTTTCATGAGGGGAATAAAACCGCGGAATTGAAAATCGCCCATGTTTGTATATCGAAGAAAACCGGGGCAAAGCAGAAGCTGCCTGAGTTTTTGAAAAAACTGGGTTCCGGAATTTAA
- a CDS encoding long-chain fatty acid--CoA ligase gives MICVSDSGFRISASDGPELTCSRFLALAGAESVKLKSKFARTSPYLILPAKNSAVSLIRIYASWLAGFTPVLISPDATANEKKDYKSQLAKGTKIYPELLLNKKEIAGIPSGVKLKPFTPPNAKEAVIIFTSGSTGKPKGIIHTFGSLTASAALQNKLTNSGKNSEWLMSLPLYHIGGFMIFFRAMLSGSSLYIAGKSGAGYLKELLTKKVITHLSLVPAQCSELLRTPEVFKQVKCLLLGGGPVEKRIIIKLRKRKIPTQIIYGSSETAAFCSAVQPEEVKNPRRLGTKPLRGVRFLAIDENRKTLPMGNEGRIIVSSPGLFKGYTNGDKDTFFEYRKEQYYVTSDMGYIDSDGFVHITRRADSIIITGGKKVSVSEVEQALAEIPAVNAVKVFGIRDDYWGEMVCAAVAAEGISSEFLTAALKKKLSGFKIPKKWLIMKELPKTALGKTDTAKLIRMTG, from the coding sequence ATGATCTGCGTATCTGATTCCGGATTCAGAATTTCAGCTTCTGACGGGCCTGAACTAACCTGCAGCCGGTTCCTGGCACTTGCCGGAGCTGAATCAGTTAAGCTGAAATCAAAATTTGCGAGAACATCACCGTATCTTATCCTCCCGGCCAAAAACTCCGCCGTTTCTCTGATCCGTATATATGCTTCCTGGCTGGCAGGTTTTACTCCTGTTCTGATTTCCCCAGATGCCACCGCGAATGAAAAAAAAGATTACAAAAGCCAGCTTGCAAAAGGAACAAAAATATATCCTGAACTGCTTTTGAACAAAAAAGAAATCGCTGGAATACCATCAGGAGTAAAACTAAAGCCGTTTACACCACCTAACGCCAAGGAAGCTGTTATTATCTTTACCTCAGGCAGCACCGGAAAGCCAAAAGGGATTATCCATACATTCGGTTCCCTCACAGCTTCCGCAGCTTTACAGAATAAGCTCACGAATTCCGGAAAGAATTCTGAATGGCTGATGAGTCTGCCTCTTTATCACATCGGCGGTTTTATGATTTTCTTCAGGGCGATGCTCAGCGGAAGCAGCTTATATATTGCCGGGAAATCAGGAGCCGGATATCTGAAGGAACTGCTGACAAAAAAAGTGATAACCCATCTTTCACTCGTTCCGGCTCAATGCTCTGAACTGCTCAGAACACCGGAAGTGTTCAAACAGGTGAAATGCCTTCTGCTGGGCGGAGGGCCTGTTGAAAAACGCATTATCATTAAACTGAGAAAAAGAAAAATCCCAACGCAGATTATCTACGGCTCAAGCGAAACCGCGGCATTCTGTTCAGCGGTGCAGCCGGAAGAAGTAAAAAATCCCAGGAGGCTTGGGACTAAACCTCTGCGCGGAGTGCGGTTTCTGGCGATTGATGAAAATCGAAAAACTCTTCCCATGGGAAATGAAGGAAGAATCATTGTCAGTTCCCCCGGACTATTCAAAGGATATACAAACGGTGATAAGGATACTTTTTTTGAATACCGCAAAGAACAATACTATGTCACCAGTGATATGGGATATATTGATTCTGACGGATTTGTTCATATCACCCGGCGGGCAGACTCTATCATCATTACCGGAGGGAAAAAAGTCTCCGTGAGTGAAGTGGAGCAGGCACTTGCAGAGATTCCCGCCGTGAATGCAGTTAAGGTATTCGGCATCAGGGATGACTACTGGGGAGAGATGGTCTGTGCTGCTGTTGCTGCAGAGGGTATCAGTTCAGAATTTCTGACAGCTGCATTAAAGAAAAAACTATCGGGCTTTAAGATTCCGAAAAAATGGCTGATTATGAAAGAACTTCCCAAAACCGCGTTAGGAAAAACCGATACCGCTAAACTAATCAGAATGACCGGCTGA
- the menC gene encoding o-succinylbenzoate synthase gives MIIEQVLFEPFTLKFKEPFVFGGNSLTHKEGFHLTVRFGRFTGKGEISILTPFGTPSAEEAEKFFLEAESFLMHRNPVDILSDLITGTHQFPAVVESAVEQAVISLICNTAQVSPAELLNRKPAERVKVNGVVSSSDPLHCVAAARRLLQNGITTIKVKTGQGDIQSDIAKISALREHFEDQITLRLDANGSWSFEEAKIYLPLFEKYQIEYIEQPVRDCSFFSRLREHTSIKLAADECVEDYQTAVSLIQNRVPDVMIIKPLLIGGIRKSLAIAKLAKDAGIETVITTSLDGAAGRRTAVVTAALIESDMSHGLSTGFLFEQDPEPDYYIPGNGYIDTHDLRI, from the coding sequence GTGATTATCGAACAGGTGCTGTTTGAACCATTCACACTGAAGTTCAAAGAGCCCTTTGTCTTCGGCGGAAATTCCCTCACACACAAAGAAGGTTTTCATCTTACCGTCCGTTTCGGCCGGTTCACCGGAAAAGGTGAAATCTCCATACTCACACCTTTTGGCACTCCCTCAGCAGAAGAAGCGGAAAAGTTTTTCCTAGAGGCAGAATCATTCCTCATGCACCGCAATCCGGTAGATATACTTTCAGACCTGATCACCGGCACGCATCAGTTCCCCGCTGTGGTTGAATCAGCAGTCGAACAGGCAGTCATATCATTGATCTGCAATACTGCTCAGGTTTCCCCTGCCGAATTGCTCAACAGAAAGCCGGCGGAGCGCGTGAAAGTTAACGGTGTGGTCAGTTCTTCAGACCCGCTGCATTGTGTGGCCGCGGCAAGACGGCTGCTGCAAAATGGTATTACCACAATAAAGGTTAAAACCGGTCAGGGTGATATACAATCCGACATTGCAAAGATATCAGCACTGCGGGAGCATTTTGAAGACCAGATAACGCTGCGGCTTGACGCAAACGGTAGCTGGTCTTTTGAAGAGGCAAAGATCTATCTTCCGCTGTTTGAGAAGTATCAGATTGAGTATATTGAACAGCCGGTGAGGGACTGCAGTTTTTTCAGCCGCCTCAGAGAGCATACCTCAATAAAACTTGCTGCAGATGAATGTGTGGAAGATTATCAGACTGCTGTTTCACTCATCCAGAACCGCGTGCCCGATGTAATGATTATAAAGCCGCTGCTGATTGGGGGAATCAGAAAATCCCTCGCCATAGCGAAGCTCGCTAAGGATGCCGGAATTGAAACGGTAATCACCACCTCACTTGACGGAGCAGCCGGCAGGCGTACCGCGGTTGTTACTGCCGCACTGATTGAGTCTGATATGAGCCACGGACTTTCAACCGGCTTCCTTTTTGAACAAGACCCGGAGCCGGATTATTATATTCCGGGCAACGGATATATAGACACCCATGATCTGCGTATCTGA
- a CDS encoding 1,4-dihydroxy-2-naphthoate polyprenyltransferase, translating into MSSTALSPFQIWMAAARPKTLAAAIVPVAVGSAMAFRSGSFKVSASVIALLVALLIQIGTNFTNDLYDHLKGADTKKRVGPLRVMNAGLVTEPQMRMAIYIVFGAAFLLGMILVVQTSWWLLAIGIISIISGLAYTAGPYPLAYNGLGDIFVFIFFGLVATAGTFYVNTETVTQLSLIASVPVGLLITNILVVNNYRDADQDKTAGKKTTAVLFGRGFAKFQYIISFVLAFAVPLWIYTKGYAEYGMFLVLFLLIPAVLIIKGFLTRQGPELNKTLENTAKFTAAYGLTYSLGFLL; encoded by the coding sequence ATGAGCTCAACTGCTCTCTCTCCGTTTCAGATCTGGATGGCCGCGGCTCGGCCTAAAACTCTTGCCGCGGCTATAGTTCCCGTTGCTGTTGGCAGTGCAATGGCATTCCGCAGCGGTTCGTTTAAAGTATCTGCTTCGGTTATCGCGCTGCTTGTCGCGCTGCTCATTCAGATCGGCACCAATTTTACCAACGACCTTTATGATCACCTGAAAGGCGCTGATACTAAAAAACGGGTCGGCCCCCTCAGAGTGATGAACGCAGGACTGGTTACCGAACCGCAGATGCGCATGGCTATATATATTGTGTTCGGGGCAGCGTTTCTGCTCGGGATGATTCTGGTGGTACAGACCTCCTGGTGGCTTCTGGCCATCGGCATTATATCCATCATCTCAGGACTTGCCTATACAGCCGGCCCGTATCCCCTCGCTTATAACGGTCTTGGTGATATTTTCGTGTTTATCTTCTTCGGGCTGGTCGCCACGGCAGGAACGTTTTACGTAAATACCGAAACTGTTACGCAGCTTTCTTTAATTGCCTCGGTTCCGGTTGGACTGCTTATCACCAATATCCTTGTCGTGAACAACTACCGTGATGCCGATCAGGATAAAACCGCGGGTAAAAAAACCACGGCTGTGCTGTTCGGAAGAGGATTCGCTAAGTTCCAGTATATCATTTCATTTGTTCTTGCGTTTGCTGTTCCTCTCTGGATATATACAAAAGGATATGCAGAGTACGGCATGTTTCTGGTGCTGTTTCTTCTGATTCCCGCAGTACTGATAATTAAGGGATTTCTCACCCGGCAGGGCCCGGAGCTGAATAAAACCCTGGAAAACACCGCCAAATTCACCGCGGCTTACGGACTGACTTACTCTCTCGGATTTCTGCTGTGA
- the menB gene encoding 1,4-dihydroxy-2-naphthoyl-CoA synthase, whose product MSYNWTKVKDYTDIIYEKMDGIAKITINRPEVRNAFRPETVKELYDAFADAREDLRIGAVLFTGAGPSKDGKYAFCSGGDQRIRVDKGYMGGDGVPRLNVLDLQKLIRSMPIPVIALVAGYAIGGGHVLHVICDLTIAAENAIFGQTGPKVGSFDGGFGSSYLARIVGQKKAREIWYLCRQYDAQEALDMGLVNKVVPVDQLEAEGVQWAKEILEKSPLAIRLLKSAFNAELDGQAGIQELAGNATLLYYMSEEAQEGKNAYNQKRKPDFSKYPKLP is encoded by the coding sequence ATGAGCTATAACTGGACTAAAGTAAAAGACTATACCGATATCATCTATGAAAAAATGGATGGCATCGCAAAAATCACTATCAATCGCCCGGAAGTAAGAAACGCCTTCCGTCCGGAAACCGTAAAAGAACTTTATGATGCATTTGCAGATGCCCGCGAAGACCTGAGAATCGGGGCAGTGCTCTTCACCGGAGCAGGACCATCCAAAGACGGCAAATATGCATTCTGTTCGGGGGGAGATCAGAGAATCCGCGTTGACAAAGGTTATATGGGGGGTGACGGTGTACCCCGCCTTAATGTTCTTGATCTTCAGAAACTCATCAGAAGCATGCCTATACCCGTCATCGCGCTGGTTGCGGGATACGCCATCGGCGGAGGTCATGTGCTGCATGTTATCTGTGATCTGACCATTGCAGCAGAGAATGCTATTTTTGGCCAGACAGGTCCAAAGGTTGGCAGCTTTGACGGCGGTTTCGGTTCAAGCTACCTCGCACGCATCGTTGGTCAGAAAAAAGCGCGGGAAATCTGGTATCTCTGCCGCCAGTATGATGCACAGGAAGCGCTGGATATGGGATTGGTGAATAAAGTCGTACCGGTTGATCAGCTTGAAGCCGAAGGTGTGCAGTGGGCAAAGGAAATCCTGGAGAAATCTCCCCTTGCCATCCGTCTGCTAAAATCTGCGTTTAACGCAGAACTTGACGGCCAGGCCGGAATTCAGGAACTTGCCGGTAACGCAACCCTGCTTTACTATATGAGTGAAGAGGCACAGGAAGGAAAGAATGCGTATAATCAGAAACGCAAGCCGGATTTCAGCAAGTATCCCAAACTTCCGTAA
- a CDS encoding alpha/beta fold hydrolase codes for MSTSEQEPVHNLHYIEYESESGSGTCFVFIHGFASDAAEWEQLCYAIAPRHTCYMLSLPGCGHSHFPEDFTPDADALAALLKEFLTQLPYQKKILCGYSMGARLALYTALYQNPGISGLVLESGTPGIHNPAEKIKRIEEDNALADTIERLSGEDFEALWKSREIFSSQAALPPGTAERLKERRRRANPAVMAEYLRHFGTGVMPGMRNDLGRISVPVIIITGEKDEKFTRIGTEMCGLVPDGRHAIIPGAGHNTHLEKPADFVNLLFNFSENL; via the coding sequence TTGAGCACCTCTGAACAAGAGCCCGTTCATAATCTGCACTACATTGAATATGAATCGGAAAGCGGCTCCGGCACCTGTTTTGTCTTTATACATGGTTTTGCCTCCGATGCGGCTGAGTGGGAACAGCTCTGTTATGCAATTGCACCGCGCCATACCTGTTATATGCTCAGTCTCCCCGGCTGCGGGCACTCTCATTTTCCCGAAGATTTCACCCCAGACGCGGATGCGCTTGCTGCTCTGCTTAAAGAATTTCTAACGCAGCTGCCGTATCAAAAAAAGATTCTCTGCGGTTACTCAATGGGTGCCCGGCTTGCGTTATATACTGCCCTCTATCAGAACCCCGGAATTTCCGGCCTTGTGCTTGAATCAGGCACTCCCGGTATACACAACCCCGCTGAAAAAATAAAAAGAATTGAGGAGGATAACGCTCTTGCTGATACCATTGAGCGCCTTAGCGGTGAGGATTTTGAAGCACTCTGGAAAAGCCGGGAAATTTTTTCCTCGCAGGCAGCCCTTCCTCCGGGAACCGCTGAACGTCTGAAGGAGCGGAGGAGGAGAGCAAATCCGGCTGTGATGGCTGAATATCTCCGTCACTTCGGCACCGGAGTTATGCCAGGTATGCGGAATGATCTGGGCAGGATTTCTGTTCCTGTTATAATAATCACCGGTGAAAAAGATGAGAAATTTACCCGTATAGGCACGGAGATGTGCGGCCTTGTTCCGGATGGACGTCACGCCATCATCCCCGGTGCAGGGCATAACACTCATCTGGAGAAACCTGCCGATTTCGTAAATTTGTTGTTTAATTTTTCAGAAAATTTGTAA
- a CDS encoding histone deacetylase: MSKRLFISSEKMLGHIPPFTHAERPERLQSLLAIQLPEGYDRIDDYPRVTDEQLLQIHDRAHLEYIRSSVISGAKLLDEGDTYSSPGSLDAAYMAAGAGITAVDKVFTEGYNSVFCAVRPPGHHAEKNRVMGFCYFGNVAAAVRYAQSKGYIKRAAIVDWDVHHGNGTQDIFYSDSSVLFFSIHQMPLWPGTGYASEQGEGEGKGYTVNLPVKPHTTGDVYTALLREQIIPRINEFKPDCLFISAGFDAHEDDPLAQVALNEQDYAEMTKLLKSCADSLGIPVISMLEGGYNLTALANSVKRHLEHL, from the coding sequence ATGAGTAAACGGCTGTTCATCAGTTCAGAAAAAATGCTTGGCCACATACCGCCTTTCACCCATGCTGAGAGGCCTGAGCGGCTGCAGTCCCTTCTTGCGATTCAATTACCTGAAGGGTATGACCGGATTGATGATTACCCCCGGGTTACGGATGAGCAGTTATTGCAGATCCATGACCGTGCGCATCTTGAGTATATACGCAGCAGCGTGATCTCCGGCGCGAAGCTGCTCGATGAAGGGGATACCTACTCTTCCCCCGGTTCGCTTGATGCGGCATACATGGCAGCGGGCGCGGGCATTACCGCGGTTGACAAAGTTTTTACTGAAGGATATAATTCAGTATTCTGCGCGGTCAGGCCTCCCGGGCATCATGCTGAAAAAAACAGGGTGATGGGTTTCTGCTACTTTGGCAATGTCGCGGCCGCGGTCCGTTATGCTCAGAGTAAAGGATATATAAAGCGGGCAGCCATTGTGGACTGGGATGTGCATCACGGCAACGGAACGCAGGATATTTTTTACAGCGACAGTTCAGTGCTTTTTTTCAGTATCCATCAGATGCCCCTCTGGCCGGGAACCGGATATGCTTCTGAGCAGGGGGAGGGGGAAGGAAAAGGATATACGGTAAATCTCCCCGTAAAACCGCACACCACCGGTGATGTATATACTGCTCTCCTCCGCGAGCAGATCATCCCCCGTATAAACGAATTTAAGCCGGACTGCCTTTTCATCTCCGCCGGATTTGATGCCCATGAAGATGATCCCCTTGCGCAGGTTGCACTGAATGAGCAGGACTATGCAGAAATGACAAAGCTGCTGAAATCCTGTGCAGATTCACTTGGAATCCCGGTTATCTCGATGCTTGAAGGAGGATATAATTTAACCGCACTTGCAAACAGCGTGAAGCGTCATCTTGAGCACCTCTGA
- the dacB gene encoding D-alanyl-D-alanine carboxypeptidase/D-alanyl-D-alanine-endopeptidase, translating to MKKLLYILFAISSALFSQTPSQRIEELLNSSFFDTCLIAVHITNESTGETVFSRNSKMLLHPASNMKIITSAAGLLFLGPEYTFHTALIAQGKVSKGTFTGDLIIRGGADPDFTDSLLTEMAAALKKKGITRIKGRLIGDVSMVDSLYWGNGWMWDDDPSFDAPYLSALNINDNGLYVTVTAAEGDSVPAVTLEPETGYMPVKNRARVTANPEQPLRINRNYLENKDEIIIEGDIRPGREQSEFLNVSNPPLYFMTLFREKLIEAGFRNVPAPEITRNYEYGNNDTIYTESRRFDSLIVNLNKTSDNLSTEMVLRALAHKYSGSPASARNGVKMIDSMIVLLDMNPSVYRIVDGSGVSHYNLVTAELLHTILAHFYRNEQESGLYQILRNSFPIAGVDGTLENRMKTGAAFEKVYAKTGTLSGVSCLSGYTVNSKNETLVFSIMMQNHYRNIRRVLDFQNAICTIISE from the coding sequence TTGAAAAAGTTACTATATATACTTTTTGCGATATCATCTGCGTTATTCAGCCAGACCCCGTCACAGCGTATAGAAGAACTGCTGAACAGTTCTTTTTTTGACACCTGCCTGATTGCCGTTCACATCACCAACGAATCCACGGGAGAGACGGTTTTCAGCCGGAACAGTAAAATGCTGCTTCATCCCGCCTCGAATATGAAAATCATAACCTCGGCTGCAGGGCTGCTTTTTCTCGGGCCTGAATATACATTCCATACCGCGCTCATTGCGCAGGGTAAAGTTTCGAAGGGTACATTTACCGGAGATCTTATCATCAGGGGGGGCGCTGACCCTGACTTTACCGACTCCCTCTTAACTGAAATGGCTGCTGCACTGAAGAAGAAAGGAATTACACGGATTAAGGGGAGGCTGATCGGTGATGTTTCCATGGTGGATAGTCTTTACTGGGGCAACGGCTGGATGTGGGATGATGACCCTTCATTTGACGCGCCGTATCTTTCGGCACTAAATATCAATGATAACGGACTTTATGTTACCGTCACCGCAGCAGAAGGTGATTCCGTTCCCGCGGTTACGCTCGAACCGGAAACGGGATATATGCCTGTGAAAAATCGCGCAAGAGTTACCGCAAATCCGGAGCAGCCTCTTCGTATAAACCGTAACTACCTCGAAAATAAGGATGAAATAATTATTGAGGGCGATATACGTCCGGGGAGGGAGCAGAGTGAGTTCCTGAACGTAAGCAATCCTCCCCTCTATTTCATGACCCTTTTCCGGGAAAAGCTGATTGAAGCCGGTTTCAGGAATGTTCCGGCGCCGGAGATAACACGCAATTACGAATACGGCAACAATGACACTATATATACCGAGAGCAGAAGATTTGATTCACTGATTGTTAATCTGAACAAAACCAGCGATAATCTGAGCACGGAAATGGTGCTCCGCGCTCTCGCTCACAAATATTCCGGGTCTCCGGCAAGCGCCAGGAACGGCGTAAAAATGATTGACAGCATGATTGTGCTTCTGGACATGAACCCCTCAGTTTACCGCATTGTTGATGGCTCAGGAGTTTCCCATTACAATCTGGTTACCGCGGAGCTGCTGCATACGATACTTGCGCATTTTTACCGCAACGAGCAGGAGTCGGGGCTTTACCAGATACTCAGGAATTCCTTCCCCATTGCCGGGGTTGACGGCACACTTGAGAACCGTATGAAAACCGGCGCAGCGTTTGAAAAAGTATATGCTAAAACCGGCACCCTGAGCGGAGTGAGCTGTCTTTCAGGATATACCGTAAACAGCAAAAATGAAACGCTGGTATTTTCCATCATGATGCAGAACCACTACCGCAATATCCGGCGCGTGCTTGATTTTCAGAATGCCATCTGTACCATTATTTCGGAGTAA